A part of Capsicum annuum cultivar UCD-10X-F1 chromosome 6, UCD10Xv1.1, whole genome shotgun sequence genomic DNA contains:
- the LOC107875947 gene encoding uncharacterized protein LOC107875947 isoform X1: MDHSWRPHLHPPAPAPAPAPPIQSTICPSCSISHFPFCPPPHQPPPFPSNPTFQYPHQPFPHPYPHDSGVYDPFIDHRGGPPHIPPPPPPPYGNLNPSYDSPPPAGPFNVGVKRMRVDDSPAPLPRFSADNQRRLELINEFGAPDYDGFIGGRNSNTGGYLDHQGYGNLDRNQTFLDQQLYERQQYSLREGNVNEERFERQQYPTREGNVQFGQLRYDELDNNFSRRNGYKYGGGGHQADSYHNVEREFPWDRVSGMKKLYHEQPSCLPMDGRGYNHHYSEGYAMQNHVESKSNHYGSPYDHRVNSLDRCGMSLYSEQGSKGFASQPPLPASPPPPLPMEPPLCERLVSSSPPGASASLFPVPVGSSAPLSSYYPPPPEEKSISRYKQPNLHVSSRSAAEEVPVHRYTSSSIHSRGSEHPLLEVPSVKSKVIDASHILKHPYRATRPDHLVVILRGLPGSGKSYLAKMLRDLEVENGGSAPRIHSMDDYFMTEVDKVEESEISKSSGSIRGKKMVTKKVMEYCYEPEMEEAYRSSMLKAFKKTLDEGAFSFVIVDDRNLRVADFAQFWATAKRSGYEVYLLEATYKDPAGCAARNVHGFTRDDVQKMAGRWEEAPSMYLKLDVKSLLHGDALEEGGIQEVDMDMEDDDSLGVPSTLDEENIEDTPVYGDVKDDQDSDHEEEHRTTEVKELAKSKWSSDLDEDDTQTNKDATKNLNALSGLIQSYSKERKSVRWGDQVTKRGFSIGAAKTTSVSLIIGPGAGYNLKSNPLPDEEKFTSARNNGEPKRQNIFQERLRAEHESFRAVFESFRTGFDKRRQRIVGLNAEDE; encoded by the exons ATGGATCATTCATGGCGTCCTCATCTTCATCCACCAGCACCAGCACCAGCACCAGCACCACCAATCCAATCTACAATCTGTCCATCTTGTTCAATTTCACACTTCCCATTTTGCCCTCCTCCTCATCAACCACCCCCTTTCCCATCAAACCCTACTTTCCAATATCCTCATCAACCCTTCCCCCACCCCTATCCACATGACTCGGGGGTTTACGATCCCTTCATCGATCATCGCGGTGGGCCCCCCCACatccctcctcctcctcctcctccgtATGGGAATCTGAACCCTAGTTATGATTCACCACCGCCCGCGGGTCCGTTTAATGTTGGAGTAAAGAGAATGAGAGTTGATGATTCACCTGCTCCGTTACCTAGGTTCTCAGCTGATAATCAAAGGAGATTGGAACTCATTAACGAGTTTGGTGCCCCGGATTACGATGGATTTATAGGTGGTAGAAATAGCAACACCGGTGGTTATTTAGATCATCAAGGTTATGGTAATTTGGACAGAAATCAGACGTTTCTTGATCAACAACTTTACGAGAGACAACAATATTCCCTGAGGGAAGGGAATGTAAACGAAGAACGTTTTGAGAGGCAGCAATATCCGACGAGGGAAGGGAATGTACAGTTTGGACAATTACGATATGATGAACTTGACAATAATTTTTCGCGGAGAAATGGTTATAAGTATGGTGGTGGTGGTCATCAAGCCGACAGTTACCACAATGTAGAGCGTGAGTTTCCATGGGATCGAGTTTCAGGGATGAAGAAGCTGTACCATGAACAACCTAGCTGTTTGCCAATGGATGGTCGTGGTTACAACCATCATTATTCGGAGGGTTATGCAATGCAGAATCATGTGGAGTCGAAATCAAATCACTATGGTTCGCCATATGACCATAGGGTTAATTCATTGGACCGTTGTGGCATGAGCTTGTATTCGGAACAGGGCAGTAAGGGATTTGCTAGCCAGCCGCCACTTCCAGCTTCTCCACCACCTCCTCTTCCAATGGAACCCCCTTTGTGTGAGCGTCTTGTATCTTCTTCACCACCTGGGGCATCTGCCTCATTGTTTCCAGTTCCCGTTGGTTCTTCAGCTCCTTTGTCATCATATTATCCTCCACCTCCTGAAGAAAAGTCCATATCGCGTTATAAGCAGCCCAATTTACATGTGTCGTCTCGCTCTGCTGCAGAG GAAGTCCCTGTGCATCGTTATACTTCATCATCTATACACTCTAGAGGGAGTGAACATCCTCTGCTAGAGGTACCTTCAGTTAAGTCAAAAGTCATTGATGCTTCTCACATACTAAAGCATCCATACCGAGCTACGCGTCCTGATCATCTTGTTGTAATTCTTCGGGGGCTTCCag GGAGTGGAAAGAGCTATTTGGCAAAGATGTTACGTGACCTTGAGGTTGAAAACGGTGGCAGTGCCCCTCGTATTCACTCAATGGATGATTACTTCATGACTGAAGTTGATAAG GTTGAGGAGAGTGAGATTTCAAAATCTTCTGGTTCTATCAGGGGCAAAAAGATGGTGACAAAGAAGGTTATGGAATACTGCTATGAACCTGAGATGGAGGAG GCTTATCGTTCAAGCATGTTGAAGGCTTTTAAAAAGACCCTGGATGAGGGGGCGTTCTCCTTCGTAATTG TGGATGACCGCAATCTGCGGGTAGCTGATTTTGCTCAGTTTTGGGCAACTGCGAAG AGATCTGGTTATGAAGTGTACTTGCTAGAAGCAACTTATAAGGACCCAGCG GGATGTGCAGCAAGGAATGTGCATGGTTTCACGCGGGATGACGTACAAAAGATGGCTGGCCGATGGGAGGAAGCTCCTTCCATGTACTTGAAACTTGATGTTAAG TCATTACTTCATGGAGATGCTCTGGAGGAAGGTGGAATCCAAGAG GTGGACATGGATATGGAAGATGATGACTCATTGGGAGTGCCTTCCACTTTAGATGAAGAGAATATTGAGGATACTCCGGTTTATG gCGATGTAAAGGATGATCAGGATTCAGACCATGAAGAGGAGCATCGAACAACTGAAGTAAAAGAATTGGCAAAGAGTAAATGGTCATCTGATTTGGACGAAGATGATACTCAAACAAATAAAGACGCCACTAAAAACTTAAATGCTCTCTCTGGGTTGATACAATCTTACAGCAAGGAAAGAAAGTCGGTACGTTGGGGTGACCAG GTAACCAAAAGAGGCTTTTCTATAGGGGCAGCAAAAACTACCAGTGTATCTTTAATAATTGGTCCTGGTGCAGGATACAACTTG AAGTCGAACCCCTTGCCTGACGAAGAGAAGTTTACGTCAGCTCGAAATAACGGTGAACCAAAGAGGCAGAACATATTTCAAGAGAGACTGCGAGCAGAGCATGAGTCGTTTAGGGCTGTTTTCGAGTCCTTCAGAACTGGCTTTGACAAGAGGCGGCAGCGGATAGTTGGGCTTAATGCTGAAGATGAATAG
- the LOC107875947 gene encoding uncharacterized protein LOC107875947 isoform X2, with protein sequence MDHSWRPHLHPPAPAPAPAPPIQSTICPSCSISHFPFCPPPHQPPPFPSNPTFQYPHQPFPHPYPHDSGVYDPFIDHRGGPPHIPPPPPPPYGNLNPSYDSPPPAGPFNVGVKRMRVDDSPAPLPRFSADNQRRLELINEFGAPDYDGFIGGRNSNTGGYLDHQGYGNLDRNQTFLDQQLYERQQYSLREGNVNEERFERQQYPTREGNVQFGQLRYDELDNNFSRRNGYKYGGGGHQADSYHNVEREFPWDRVSGMKKLYHEQPSCLPMDGRGYNHHYSEGYAMQNHVESKSNHYGSPYDHRVNSLDRCGMSLYSEQGSKGFASQPPLPASPPPPLPMEPPLCERLVSSSPPGASASLFPVPVGSSAPLSSYYPPPPEEKSISRYKQPNLHVSSRSAAEEVPVHRYTSSSIHSRGSEHPLLEVPSVKSKVIDASHILKHPYRATRPDHLVVILRGLPGSGKSYLAKMLRDLEVENGGSAPRIHSMDDYFMTEVDKVEESEISKSSGSIRGKKMVTKKVMEYCYEPEMEEAYRSSMLKAFKKTLDEGAFSFVIVDDRNLRVADFAQFWATAKRSGYEVYLLEATYKDPAGCAARNVHGFTRDDVQKMAGRWEEAPSMYLKLDVKSLLHGDALEEGGIQEVDMDMEDDDSLGVPSTLDEENIEDTPVYGDVKDDQDSDHEEEHRTTEVKELAKSKWSSDLDEDDTQTNKDATKNLNALSGLIQSYSKERKSVTKRGFSIGAAKTTSVSLIIGPGAGYNLKSNPLPDEEKFTSARNNGEPKRQNIFQERLRAEHESFRAVFESFRTGFDKRRQRIVGLNAEDE encoded by the exons ATGGATCATTCATGGCGTCCTCATCTTCATCCACCAGCACCAGCACCAGCACCAGCACCACCAATCCAATCTACAATCTGTCCATCTTGTTCAATTTCACACTTCCCATTTTGCCCTCCTCCTCATCAACCACCCCCTTTCCCATCAAACCCTACTTTCCAATATCCTCATCAACCCTTCCCCCACCCCTATCCACATGACTCGGGGGTTTACGATCCCTTCATCGATCATCGCGGTGGGCCCCCCCACatccctcctcctcctcctcctccgtATGGGAATCTGAACCCTAGTTATGATTCACCACCGCCCGCGGGTCCGTTTAATGTTGGAGTAAAGAGAATGAGAGTTGATGATTCACCTGCTCCGTTACCTAGGTTCTCAGCTGATAATCAAAGGAGATTGGAACTCATTAACGAGTTTGGTGCCCCGGATTACGATGGATTTATAGGTGGTAGAAATAGCAACACCGGTGGTTATTTAGATCATCAAGGTTATGGTAATTTGGACAGAAATCAGACGTTTCTTGATCAACAACTTTACGAGAGACAACAATATTCCCTGAGGGAAGGGAATGTAAACGAAGAACGTTTTGAGAGGCAGCAATATCCGACGAGGGAAGGGAATGTACAGTTTGGACAATTACGATATGATGAACTTGACAATAATTTTTCGCGGAGAAATGGTTATAAGTATGGTGGTGGTGGTCATCAAGCCGACAGTTACCACAATGTAGAGCGTGAGTTTCCATGGGATCGAGTTTCAGGGATGAAGAAGCTGTACCATGAACAACCTAGCTGTTTGCCAATGGATGGTCGTGGTTACAACCATCATTATTCGGAGGGTTATGCAATGCAGAATCATGTGGAGTCGAAATCAAATCACTATGGTTCGCCATATGACCATAGGGTTAATTCATTGGACCGTTGTGGCATGAGCTTGTATTCGGAACAGGGCAGTAAGGGATTTGCTAGCCAGCCGCCACTTCCAGCTTCTCCACCACCTCCTCTTCCAATGGAACCCCCTTTGTGTGAGCGTCTTGTATCTTCTTCACCACCTGGGGCATCTGCCTCATTGTTTCCAGTTCCCGTTGGTTCTTCAGCTCCTTTGTCATCATATTATCCTCCACCTCCTGAAGAAAAGTCCATATCGCGTTATAAGCAGCCCAATTTACATGTGTCGTCTCGCTCTGCTGCAGAG GAAGTCCCTGTGCATCGTTATACTTCATCATCTATACACTCTAGAGGGAGTGAACATCCTCTGCTAGAGGTACCTTCAGTTAAGTCAAAAGTCATTGATGCTTCTCACATACTAAAGCATCCATACCGAGCTACGCGTCCTGATCATCTTGTTGTAATTCTTCGGGGGCTTCCag GGAGTGGAAAGAGCTATTTGGCAAAGATGTTACGTGACCTTGAGGTTGAAAACGGTGGCAGTGCCCCTCGTATTCACTCAATGGATGATTACTTCATGACTGAAGTTGATAAG GTTGAGGAGAGTGAGATTTCAAAATCTTCTGGTTCTATCAGGGGCAAAAAGATGGTGACAAAGAAGGTTATGGAATACTGCTATGAACCTGAGATGGAGGAG GCTTATCGTTCAAGCATGTTGAAGGCTTTTAAAAAGACCCTGGATGAGGGGGCGTTCTCCTTCGTAATTG TGGATGACCGCAATCTGCGGGTAGCTGATTTTGCTCAGTTTTGGGCAACTGCGAAG AGATCTGGTTATGAAGTGTACTTGCTAGAAGCAACTTATAAGGACCCAGCG GGATGTGCAGCAAGGAATGTGCATGGTTTCACGCGGGATGACGTACAAAAGATGGCTGGCCGATGGGAGGAAGCTCCTTCCATGTACTTGAAACTTGATGTTAAG TCATTACTTCATGGAGATGCTCTGGAGGAAGGTGGAATCCAAGAG GTGGACATGGATATGGAAGATGATGACTCATTGGGAGTGCCTTCCACTTTAGATGAAGAGAATATTGAGGATACTCCGGTTTATG gCGATGTAAAGGATGATCAGGATTCAGACCATGAAGAGGAGCATCGAACAACTGAAGTAAAAGAATTGGCAAAGAGTAAATGGTCATCTGATTTGGACGAAGATGATACTCAAACAAATAAAGACGCCACTAAAAACTTAAATGCTCTCTCTGGGTTGATACAATCTTACAGCAAGGAAAGAAAGTCG GTAACCAAAAGAGGCTTTTCTATAGGGGCAGCAAAAACTACCAGTGTATCTTTAATAATTGGTCCTGGTGCAGGATACAACTTG AAGTCGAACCCCTTGCCTGACGAAGAGAAGTTTACGTCAGCTCGAAATAACGGTGAACCAAAGAGGCAGAACATATTTCAAGAGAGACTGCGAGCAGAGCATGAGTCGTTTAGGGCTGTTTTCGAGTCCTTCAGAACTGGCTTTGACAAGAGGCGGCAGCGGATAGTTGGGCTTAATGCTGAAGATGAATAG